In a single window of the Chiloscyllium punctatum isolate Juve2018m chromosome 25, sChiPun1.3, whole genome shotgun sequence genome:
- the LOC140495771 gene encoding interferon-gamma-inducible GTPase 10-like — translation MLQKHTESAQKKQWRNSTKDQMAQSTLSKFFTPQESRNLQRLYNTGDLETVILQMKSKSDNLTNMQLNVAVMGDVRSGKSTFINAMRGLRSDDQGAAPTGNEETRIGPTGYPYQDLPNVQLWDLPGTNSFGFELNHYLKKVNFKSYDFFIIISQARFRENDAKLAKKIREQGKEFYYVRAKIDNDARSLGRQGADLNEGWVRIRRDCISNFQSVGVTPPAIFLISSFDQEEYELPELKNTLARDLCSIKSNIFMLSIPKIMTEIAESKTKMLEKRVWMFGILAGAVGALSLPLRVPVSVQMPGSLPVRIPVPVLSFMTTTGWTVVGWIYLRKQLGICDKLLQSLASKIFKPSSIQKAEMNCQLSSKILPAVTNTISGIGLIACMITGTRRSFSPMTQTIFGAVSSFVFTYTLLKNSQRQRLETIQQLVKSALTTD, via the coding sequence AGATCAAATGGCCCAGTCTACTCTCTCCAAGTTCTTCACTCCTCAGGAGAGCAGGAACCTACAACGTCTGTACAACACGGGGGATTTGGAAACTGTGATTCTTCAGATGAAGAGTAAGTCTGACAATTTAACCAACATGCAGCTGAACGTTGCAGTGATGGGGGATGTGAGGTCAGGGAAGTCCACCTTCATTAATGCAATGAGAGGACTTCGGAGTGATGACCAAGGAGCTGCTCCAACTGGGAATGAAGAAACCAGGATTGGGCCAACTGGATATCCTTATCAAGATCTGCCTAATGTCCAACTCTGGGATCTTCCAGGAACAAATTCCTTTGGGTTTGAACTAAATCATTACCTAAAGAAGGTGAATTTTAAAAGCTATGACTTTTTCATTATTATTTCTCAGGCTCGATTCAGAGAGAATGACGCCAAACTTGCCAAAAAAATTCGAGAACAAGGCAAAGAGTTTTACTATGTCCGGGCCAAAATAGACAATGATGCCCGGTCACTGGGGAGACAAGGTGCTGACCTTAATGAAGGCTGGGTCAGAATCCGCAGGGACTGCATCAGTAACTTCCAAAGTGTAGGGGTGACACCACCTGCTATTTTTCTGATCTCCAGTTTTGATCAAGAGGAATATGAACTTCCTGAATTAAAGAACACACTCGCCAGGGATCTCTGCAGTATTAAATCAAACATCTTCATGCTGTCAATCCCAAAGATTATGACGGAAATTGCAGAATCCAAAACAAAGATGTTAGAGAAGAGAGTCTGGATGTTTGGCATTCTTGCTGGAGCAGTAGGTGCATTATCATTGCCATTACGAGTGCCAGTGTCAGTTCAAATGCCAGGATCATTGCCAGTTCGAATACCAGTGCCGGTGTTGTCTTTTATGACTACCACTGGGTGGACAGTTGTTGGGTGGATATATCTTCGGAAACAGCTGGGAATCTGTGATAAGTTGCTGCAAAGTTTGGCCAGCAAAATCTTCAAGCCCAGTTCCATTCAGAAAGCTGAAATGAATTGCCAATTGTCAAGCAAGATACTACCAGCTGTTACCAACACCATCTCAGGAATCGGCCTCATTGCATGCATGATAACTGGGACCAGACGTAGCTTCAGTCCGATGACCCAGACTATCTTCGGAGCAGTGTCATCCTTTGTTTTTACCTACACATTGTTGAAGAATTCACAGAGACAACGGTTGGAAACTATACAACAGTTAGTGAAGAGTGCATTGACTACAGATTGA